In Syngnathoides biaculeatus isolate LvHL_M chromosome 5, ASM1980259v1, whole genome shotgun sequence, the following are encoded in one genomic region:
- the LOC133500903 gene encoding basic helix-loop-helix transcription factor scleraxis-like has translation MTFAMLRTASPAGRFLYGDIALLSEDDDENGSEGSGSEERSSNSAAFRLSSSSPSAFHIKMSRKRKLCMGGAGTAAVEAVLGRLGPPGSSPPPEIRQRTAANARERDRTNSVNTAFTALRTLIPTEPADRKLSKIETLRLASSYISHLGNVLLLGEGLHDGQPCHAPSPPFFHVNSSPNRGSDQSGQPKHICTFCLSNQRKMNKDRDRKTAIRS, from the exons ATGACTTTCGCAATGCTGCGCACGGCGTCTCCTGCGGGCCGTTTCTTATACGGCGACATTGCTCTCCTCTCCGAGGATGATGATGAGAATGGCAGTGAAGGCTCCGGCTCAGAGGAGCGCTCCAGCAATTCTGCGGCCTTCCGCCTGTCCTCCTCGTCCCCCTCTGCCTTTCACATCAAGATGAGCAGGAAGAGAAAGCTTTGCATGGGAGGAGCAGGTACAGCAGCCGTTGAGGCTGTCCTCGGGAGGCTGGGACCCCCGGGTTCATCCCCCCCGCCTGAAATCCGTCAGAGGACAGCGGCTAATGCTCGCGAGCGGGATCGAACCAATTCTGTCAACACCGCATTCACGGCGCTACGTACGCTCATCCCCACTGAGCCTGCCGACAG GAAACTGTCAAAGATCGAGACGCTTCGCTTGGCCAGCAGCTACATCAGTCATCTGGGGAACGTTTTGCTCCTGGGTGAGGGGCTTCATGACGGACAGCCCTGCCACGCCCCATCGCCGCCGTTCTTCCACGTCAACTCCTCCCCGAATCGAGGATCCGACCAATCGGGCCAGCCCAAGCACATCTGTACGTTCTGCCTCAGCAACCAAagaaaaatg